The Piliocolobus tephrosceles isolate RC106 unplaced genomic scaffold, ASM277652v3 unscaffolded_32450, whole genome shotgun sequence genome includes a region encoding these proteins:
- the LOC113222630 gene encoding uncharacterized protein LOC113222630 isoform X3 gives MVQDADKLIMGQELRVTTPHAIEGVLRQPPDRWISNARLTHYQGLLLNPLRITFLPPTTLNPASLLPNPDLETPFHDCSEILAQVHGVREDLQDRPLPDADLIWFTDGSSFVYQGQRKFMRRSGLT, from the exons ATGGtgcaagatgctgataaactgatcATGGGCCAGGAACTACGGGTCACTACTCCACATGCCATCGAAGGCGTTCTCAGACAGCCGCCTGATCGATGGATTAgcaatgcccggctcacccactaccaggggctactgctaaaccccctcaggataaccttcctgcccccaacgACCCTGAACCCTGCGTCACTACTGCCAAATCCGGACTTAGAAACCCCGTTCCATGACTGCtccgagatattggcccaggtgCACGGAGTCAGGGAAGACCTGCAAGACCGCCCACTGCCCGACGCCGACCTCATCTGGTTCACCGATGGGAGCAGTTTCGTCTACCAAGGACAAAG AAAGTTCATGAGGAGGTCTGGCCTAACCTAA
- the LOC113222630 gene encoding uncharacterized protein LOC113222630 isoform X2, which translates to MVQDADKLIMGQELRVTTPHAIEGVLRQPPDRWISNARLTHYQGLLLNPLRITFLPPTTLNPASLLPNPDLETPFHDCSEILAQVHGVREDLQDRPLPDADLIWFTDGSSFVYQGQRYLFRMDRSFPRKERDCSGCGEKNPRRNLAQVWIPSYDRIRQWACLRR; encoded by the exons ATGGtgcaagatgctgataaactgatcATGGGCCAGGAACTACGGGTCACTACTCCACATGCCATCGAAGGCGTTCTCAGACAGCCGCCTGATCGATGGATTAgcaatgcccggctcacccactaccaggggctactgctaaaccccctcaggataaccttcctgcccccaacgACCCTGAACCCTGCGTCACTACTGCCAAATCCGGACTTAGAAACCCCGTTCCATGACTGCtccgagatattggcccaggtgCACGGAGTCAGGGAAGACCTGCAAGACCGCCCACTGCCCGACGCCGACCTCATCTGGTTCACCGATGGGAGCAGTTTCGTCTACCAAGGACAAAG ataccttttcaggatggacaGAAGCTTTCCCCGcaaagagagagactgctcaggttgtggcgaaaaaaatcctagaagaaatcttgcccaggtatggattcccagttatgataggatcagacaatgggcctgccttcgtcgctaa